One candidate division KSB1 bacterium genomic window, CCTCCAGGATGAAACAAGATTAATCAATTTCGAGAAGCTTGACAGCATACTAAAACTCAGAGAGACTTTTCTATAACAATTAATTCGATTGAAACTAATAACCAAGCAAATAAATAGCAACTAAAATATGTTTAAGTGAGTGATATGCAGAAATTTTAGGAGGAAGGAAGCAGGCTAGGGTTACATTTTGATATCCAATAAATGAACCCGCTTAGAAGAGCAGCAATTGGAAGGGTTAAAACCCACGACAGTAATATTTCTCGTACAACCCGAGGGTTGGCTTTCTTGGTGATGAAACCTATCCCGAAAAGCGACCCCACGGAAACATGAGTCGTTGAAACAGGCATTCCCAGACGGCTTGCATACACAACCAACAGACCTGTAACCAAATTTGCCGTAAATCCCTGCCCGTGGTTGAGCGGCGTAATCTTCTTGCTTATCGTTTCAGCCACTTTACGGGCATTTAGTAAACCGCCGGCCGCCATTCCGACAGCCACTGCAATCATTCCAAATTGGATTCCAATCGCCTTAATGGCAAGTAGTAGGGCCACAATCTTCGGTGTGTCATTTAGGCCGCGGGCAAAACTCACAACACCTGCGCTGATATAATGTGCGACGTCGAGGACTTTCTGCGCATTTATTCCAACAACTCTGCCCGTATATCGTTGCTCACAATTTTCTTCTAACTCCAAACTGGCGCCGACGGTGGTGGTGGCGCTTAGTGAAAGAGAAGAACTTGCTTCTGGCATTGAAACAACCTTTTCGGTTTCGCCGATGCAAAGACACGACTCTTTGGTAACTCCAAGGCTAATTCTCAAACGACGGAAAACCAGATAGCTGACTGAGCCTAACGTCACTGCAATTAACGGACTCAGCAAAAGAGGAAGAAAAAAAGAATTGCCCAAAACAGCGAAATTAACTTTTGTT contains:
- a CDS encoding anion permease; protein product: MILLLLVLATCFLAYSNGANDNFKGVATLFGSNTTNYKTAIRWATFTTFIGSVCSIFLAETLVKNFSGKGLVPDSFAASPDFLLAVAFGAGFTVMLATITGFPISTTHSLTGALVGAGLMAVGTKVNFAVLGNSFFLPLLLSPLIAVTLGSVSYLVFRRLRISLGVTKESCLCIGETEKVVSMPEASSSLSLSATTTVGASLELEENCEQRYTGRVVGINAQKVLDVAHYISAGVVSFARGLNDTPKIVALLLAIKAIGIQFGMIAVAVGMAAGGLLNARKVAETISKKITPLNHGQGFTANLVTGLLVVYASRLGMPVSTTHVSVGSLFGIGFITKKANPRVVREILLSWVLTLPIAALLSGFIYWISKCNPSLLPSS